A portion of the Nitrospira defluvii genome contains these proteins:
- the uvrA gene encoding excinuclease ABC subunit UvrA: protein MSQAIVVKGAREHNLKNLDVEIPRDKLVVITGLSGSGKSSLAFDTIYAEGQRRYVESLSAYARQFLEQMGKPDVDSIEGLSPAISIEQKSTSHNPRSTVGTVTEIYDYLRLLYARVGHPFCFQCGQEITAQTVQQMVDAICELPEGSKFQILSPIVRGRKGEYRKELLEMRKAGYVRARINGEIVDLGDDVVLDKQKKHTIEIVVDRLVMKSGEALMRRVADSVETSLKLAGGLVGVLTEPGKVQVYSDKLACIKCGVSYPEITPRVFSFNSPHGACPACDGIGYAMAPGASEGEDFTLLERCESCHGARLKPESLAVKIAKQSIAEVTGLSVRAAADFFAGLKFTERELVIAHRILKEIRERLGFLVNVGLDYLTLDRPAATLSGGEGQRIRLATQIGSGLVGVLYILDEPSIGLHQRDNRRLLQTLLRLRDLGNTVIVVEHDAETMQAADYILDLGPGAGTHGGRIIAQGTPKQVMANPDSLTGLYLRGAQMVSLPKRTRKPKGFLTVVGAKKHNLKNVTLNVPLGLFTCVTGVSGSGKSTLVLEVLFHSLSQLLYQKKPKIDGCKDLKGVEALDKIIDIDQSPIGRTPRSNPATYTGLFTFIRDLFSNLPESRVRGYKPGRYSFNVKGGRCEACQGDGLIKIEMHFLPDVYVTCEVCKGQRYNRETLDIQYKGRSIADVLNMRVDDALEFFENIPYIKAKLQTLHDVGLHYVKLGQSATTLSGGEAQRVKLSRELSKRPTGRTMYILDEPTTGLHFADTQRLLDVLDRLVETGNTVLVIEHNLDMIRNADWVIDLGPEGGDRGGEIVAEGPPKEIAKVKRSYTGQVLRDAGV from the coding sequence ATGAGCCAGGCCATCGTCGTCAAAGGCGCGCGCGAACATAATCTGAAGAACCTCGATGTCGAGATTCCCCGAGACAAACTCGTCGTCATCACCGGTTTGAGCGGGTCGGGCAAATCCTCCCTGGCCTTTGATACCATCTATGCCGAGGGCCAGCGGCGCTATGTCGAGTCGCTCTCGGCCTATGCCCGGCAGTTTCTCGAACAGATGGGCAAGCCCGATGTGGATTCCATCGAAGGCCTGTCGCCCGCCATTTCCATCGAGCAGAAAAGTACCAGTCACAATCCCCGCTCCACGGTTGGGACCGTCACGGAAATCTACGACTATCTCCGCTTGCTCTATGCGCGAGTCGGCCATCCGTTCTGTTTTCAGTGCGGGCAGGAAATCACGGCACAGACCGTCCAGCAGATGGTGGATGCGATCTGCGAACTGCCGGAAGGTTCCAAGTTCCAGATTCTGTCTCCCATTGTTCGTGGGCGGAAGGGCGAGTATCGAAAAGAGTTGCTGGAGATGCGGAAGGCCGGGTACGTGCGGGCGCGCATCAACGGGGAGATCGTCGATCTTGGCGACGACGTCGTCCTCGACAAGCAGAAAAAACACACCATTGAAATCGTGGTAGATCGGTTGGTGATGAAGTCCGGCGAGGCGTTGATGCGTCGCGTCGCGGACTCTGTCGAAACCTCCTTGAAACTGGCGGGCGGACTGGTCGGAGTGCTCACGGAGCCGGGCAAGGTACAGGTCTATAGCGACAAACTGGCCTGTATCAAGTGCGGGGTGAGTTATCCCGAGATTACACCCCGGGTGTTTTCCTTCAACAGTCCGCACGGGGCCTGTCCGGCTTGCGATGGCATTGGGTATGCGATGGCGCCTGGCGCATCCGAGGGCGAAGACTTCACGTTGCTGGAACGGTGCGAGAGTTGCCACGGCGCCCGGCTCAAACCGGAAAGCCTGGCCGTCAAAATCGCCAAGCAATCCATCGCCGAGGTGACGGGATTGTCGGTGCGGGCGGCGGCGGACTTTTTCGCCGGACTCAAGTTCACGGAACGGGAACTGGTGATTGCACACCGGATTCTCAAAGAAATTCGGGAACGGCTTGGTTTTCTCGTCAATGTCGGTTTGGACTACCTGACCTTGGATCGCCCGGCTGCCACCTTGTCCGGCGGCGAAGGCCAGCGGATTCGTCTCGCGACCCAGATCGGCTCGGGCCTGGTCGGTGTGTTGTATATCCTGGACGAACCGTCGATCGGCCTGCATCAGCGGGACAATCGTCGCCTGCTCCAGACCCTGCTCCGTCTGCGCGATCTCGGGAACACGGTCATCGTCGTCGAACACGATGCGGAGACCATGCAGGCCGCCGACTACATTCTGGATCTGGGGCCAGGCGCCGGCACCCATGGCGGCAGGATCATTGCGCAGGGTACGCCCAAGCAGGTGATGGCCAACCCCGATTCCCTGACGGGCCTGTACCTGCGCGGCGCGCAGATGGTCTCGCTGCCGAAGCGCACACGAAAGCCAAAAGGATTTCTGACGGTCGTCGGCGCCAAAAAACACAATCTGAAAAACGTCACTCTCAATGTGCCGTTGGGATTGTTCACTTGCGTCACAGGGGTCTCGGGATCGGGAAAGAGCACGCTGGTGCTCGAGGTGTTGTTTCACTCGCTCTCGCAGCTGCTCTATCAGAAGAAGCCGAAGATCGATGGCTGCAAGGACCTGAAGGGCGTTGAGGCGCTGGACAAGATCATTGATATCGACCAGTCGCCCATTGGGCGCACGCCCCGGTCCAATCCGGCGACCTACACCGGCTTGTTCACGTTCATTCGCGATCTCTTTTCAAACTTGCCGGAATCGCGGGTGCGTGGGTACAAGCCTGGGCGTTACAGCTTCAATGTGAAAGGCGGGAGATGTGAAGCCTGCCAGGGCGACGGGCTGATTAAAATCGAAATGCATTTCCTGCCCGACGTCTATGTGACCTGTGAGGTCTGCAAAGGGCAGCGCTACAACCGGGAGACCTTGGATATTCAATACAAGGGGCGCAGCATTGCCGATGTGTTGAACATGAGGGTCGATGACGCGTTGGAGTTTTTCGAGAACATCCCCTACATCAAGGCGAAACTGCAGACCCTGCACGATGTCGGCCTACACTATGTGAAGCTCGGACAATCGGCGACCACGCTCTCCGGCGGCGAAGCCCAGCGGGTGAAGCTCTCGCGCGAACTCTCCAAGCGACCCACCGGGCGCACCATGTACATTCTCGATGAGCCGACGACCGGCCTGCACTTCGCCGACACGCAACGGCTGCTGGACGTGCTCGACCGGCTGGTTGAAACCGGCAACACCGTCCTGGTGATCGAGCACAATCTCGACATGATCCGCAACGCGGACTGGGTCATCGACCTAGGACCTGAAGGCGGCGACCGAGGCGGCGAGATCGTCGCCGAAGGCCCGCCGAAGGAGATCGCCAAGGTGAAGCGGTCGTATACGGGACAGGTGTTGAGGGACGCGGGGGTGTGA
- a CDS encoding ATP-binding protein: MPPKKKATKTNAGATSDIAMGSPATGPSSDGAADFEKLGVFYLGRPYDLVAKKPKPGWLLYDSKDLVTHAVCVGMTGSGKTGLCVGLLEEAAIDGIPAIVIDPKGDLANLLLTFPHLRGEDFAPWINEEDARKKGLSPTDYAAQQAALWKQGLGEWGQSGERIQKMRDAADFAVYTPGSTAGLPVSILKSFAAPPPEMLDDAELLRERIGTTVTSLLGLIGLHADPITSREHILLSSILDSAWRAGQDLDLATLIHQIQAPPMVKVGVLDLESFFPSKERFVLAMQLNNLLAAPGFAAWMEGEPLDVGQMLYGASGKPRIAIFSIAHLNDAERMFFVSLLLNQTLGWVRSQSGTTSLRAILYMDEIFGYFPPVANPPSKAPLLTLLKQARAFGLGVVLATQNPVDLDYKGLANTGTWFIGRLQTERDKARVIEGLEGAAASSGKKFDRQQMEQTLAGLGNRVFLLNNVHEDAPEVFQTRWTLSYLRGPLTRTQIKHVMGPLRSAHSAATLPGPAAESTGTPRSLQAAAGVTASRPIVPPAVPQYFLPLRSAQPDKAELVYRPMVFGAVQVRFTDNKATVDASDELMRLAVIGTGAVPVEWEQAHIAEVALADLEREPVGGARFEPLPGIASQAKQYETWKSDLSAWVFRTQKLELFRSPSTAALSRPGESEREFRVRLQQTGREQRDQHSDSLRKKYAPKIALLQDRIRRAAQMVERQQAESRSSQLHAAISVGATILGAFLGRKTISATTIGKATTAIRGAGRAMKESKDVSHAEDNVAALQQQLSALEAQFTAETAALAAATDPLTETLDRLIIKPSKSNIAVKLVALAWAPHWRTADGRALPAWV, from the coding sequence ATGCCGCCGAAAAAGAAAGCCACCAAAACGAACGCCGGGGCGACTTCCGACATCGCCATGGGCTCACCCGCAACCGGTCCGTCGAGCGACGGGGCCGCGGATTTTGAAAAACTCGGGGTGTTCTATCTCGGTCGGCCCTATGATCTGGTCGCAAAAAAACCGAAGCCGGGATGGCTCTTATATGACTCGAAGGATCTGGTCACTCACGCGGTCTGCGTCGGCATGACGGGCAGCGGAAAAACAGGGCTCTGCGTCGGCCTGTTGGAAGAAGCGGCGATCGACGGCATTCCCGCCATTGTCATCGATCCCAAGGGGGACCTGGCCAACCTTCTGCTGACATTCCCGCACCTGCGGGGTGAGGACTTTGCTCCTTGGATCAATGAGGAGGACGCCAGGAAGAAGGGGTTGTCACCGACCGACTATGCCGCCCAGCAGGCGGCCCTATGGAAACAGGGGTTGGGAGAGTGGGGCCAGAGCGGCGAGCGTATTCAAAAAATGCGGGATGCCGCCGACTTTGCCGTCTACACGCCGGGCAGCACGGCGGGTCTGCCGGTCTCGATTCTGAAATCGTTCGCCGCTCCGCCGCCGGAGATGCTGGATGATGCCGAGCTCTTGCGCGAACGGATCGGGACCACCGTGACCAGCCTTCTCGGGTTGATCGGTCTTCACGCGGACCCGATCACCAGCCGCGAACATATTCTGCTCTCGTCGATTCTCGACAGCGCCTGGCGAGCGGGACAGGATTTGGATCTGGCCACTCTCATTCATCAGATTCAGGCTCCGCCGATGGTGAAGGTGGGCGTGCTGGATCTGGAGTCCTTCTTCCCGTCGAAGGAGCGGTTTGTGTTGGCCATGCAGCTGAACAATTTGCTGGCGGCGCCGGGATTCGCGGCCTGGATGGAAGGGGAACCGCTGGATGTCGGGCAGATGTTGTACGGTGCGTCCGGGAAGCCGCGTATCGCGATTTTTTCGATCGCACATTTGAATGATGCCGAGCGCATGTTTTTTGTCTCGCTGCTGCTGAATCAAACGCTGGGCTGGGTCCGTTCGCAATCGGGGACGACCAGTCTTCGGGCTATCCTCTACATGGACGAAATCTTCGGCTACTTCCCGCCGGTGGCCAATCCTCCCTCCAAGGCACCCCTGCTGACGTTACTCAAGCAGGCGCGGGCATTCGGGTTGGGGGTGGTGCTGGCCACGCAAAATCCCGTCGATCTGGATTACAAAGGATTGGCCAATACCGGCACCTGGTTCATCGGTCGGCTCCAAACGGAGCGCGACAAGGCACGGGTGATCGAAGGTCTGGAAGGCGCGGCGGCCAGCAGCGGAAAGAAGTTTGATCGTCAACAGATGGAGCAGACACTGGCTGGGCTCGGGAACCGGGTGTTTCTGCTGAACAATGTCCACGAGGATGCGCCGGAAGTCTTTCAGACCCGCTGGACCCTGTCGTACCTGCGCGGGCCGCTGACTCGGACACAAATCAAACACGTGATGGGGCCGCTGCGAAGCGCGCACTCGGCTGCCACTCTGCCAGGTCCGGCTGCGGAGTCCACGGGGACGCCGCGATCGTTGCAGGCTGCGGCGGGCGTGACCGCGTCCCGTCCGATCGTTCCGCCCGCTGTGCCGCAATATTTTCTTCCCTTGCGGAGTGCACAGCCGGACAAGGCCGAACTGGTTTATCGGCCCATGGTGTTTGGAGCGGTCCAGGTGCGGTTTACGGACAACAAAGCGACGGTCGATGCGTCGGATGAACTCATGCGTCTGGCGGTGATCGGCACCGGCGCGGTGCCCGTGGAGTGGGAGCAGGCGCACATTGCGGAGGTGGCCCTGGCCGATCTCGAACGCGAACCTGTCGGCGGTGCCCGATTTGAGCCGCTCCCCGGTATCGCAAGTCAGGCCAAACAGTATGAGACGTGGAAGAGCGATCTGTCGGCCTGGGTGTTTCGCACGCAAAAGCTCGAACTCTTTCGTAGCCCGAGTACCGCTGCCCTGTCCCGTCCCGGCGAATCGGAGCGCGAGTTTCGTGTGCGACTCCAGCAGACCGGGCGGGAGCAACGTGATCAACACAGCGACAGTCTGCGCAAAAAATACGCGCCGAAAATCGCGCTCCTCCAAGATCGCATCAGGCGCGCAGCGCAGATGGTCGAGCGGCAACAAGCCGAATCTCGAAGCAGCCAGTTGCACGCCGCGATTTCCGTCGGGGCGACCATCCTGGGGGCGTTTCTCGGACGGAAGACGATCAGTGCGACCACCATCGGCAAGGCGACGACGGCGATTCGTGGGGCGGGTCGGGCGATGAAAGAATCGAAGGACGTCAGTCACGCCGAAGACAATGTGGCTGCGCTGCAACAGCAGTTGTCGGCACTGGAGGCACAGTTCACTGCCGAAACGGCCGCGCTAGCCGCGGCAACCGATCCGCTGACGGAGACGCTCGACCGTCTCATCATCAAGCCCAGCAAATCGAATATCGCCGTCAAACTGGTGGCGTTGGCCTGGGCCCCCCATTGGCGCACGGCTGATGGACGTGCGCTCCCTGCCTGGGTGTAA
- a CDS encoding DUF3015 family protein, whose product MKPTGSIHNLGLSLCIGAAGLTVAACNTTKATVDTTVNFFSSTSPNQLFTADGMVRTEQKINLFAGVAYENLRQEAAAGGGQYVQALASLYDIPADKHGEFGLVLQRNYADLFAVGLEDDSRAHLKMVNVLNRELVAASLLR is encoded by the coding sequence ATGAAGCCAACCGGATCAATTCACAACCTGGGATTAAGCCTCTGTATTGGGGCGGCCGGTTTGACGGTCGCAGCGTGTAATACGACTAAGGCCACGGTCGATACGACCGTCAATTTCTTTTCCAGCACGAGCCCGAATCAGCTCTTTACGGCCGACGGCATGGTGCGGACGGAGCAGAAGATTAATTTATTCGCCGGGGTGGCCTATGAAAATCTCCGGCAAGAGGCTGCCGCTGGTGGAGGACAATACGTTCAGGCCTTGGCCTCCCTCTATGACATTCCTGCCGACAAGCATGGCGAGTTCGGGTTGGTGCTGCAGCGGAATTACGCCGATCTCTTTGCCGTCGGCCTTGAAGACGACAGCCGTGCGCATCTGAAGATGGTGAATGTCTTGAACCGCGAACTGGTTGCGGCGTCGCTCCTGCGGTGA
- a CDS encoding DMT family protein, whose amino-acid sequence MHTILLLTISNIFMTFAWYGHLKYKESPLWIAILASWGIAFVEYCFQVPANRIGHYEFSAAQLKTIQEVITLIVFCVFSVLYLKEELKWNYLVGFGMMIGAVFVVFKEW is encoded by the coding sequence ATGCACACCATCCTGCTACTCACCATCTCCAACATCTTCATGACCTTCGCCTGGTATGGGCATCTCAAGTACAAGGAGTCGCCGCTGTGGATCGCGATTCTGGCGAGTTGGGGCATCGCGTTCGTGGAGTACTGTTTTCAGGTGCCGGCCAATCGCATCGGCCACTATGAATTCAGCGCGGCACAGTTGAAGACGATTCAGGAAGTCATCACCCTCATCGTGTTTTGCGTCTTCTCGGTGCTTTATTTGAAGGAAGAGCTGAAATGGAACTATCTGGTCGGTTTCGGCATGATGATCGGCGCCGTGTTTGTGGTCTTCAAAGAATGGTGA
- a CDS encoding uracil-DNA glycosylase family protein: MAITEWQVIQQAIQTCRHCETEQVPYLKVPRGQKRKPSSRPVRPVRLYFVSVAPPWGGAYFWDETKRDAVREGLFTALISAVGMKIRNCDEFIANSFFLSPAVKCPSMCKEKDHAPSRQAIRYCQNFLLDELLAAQPERILALGKVPFESLCDRFNLRASKKVSEFRKEIWRVRLRGEGGSVEWNLFPWKQSK; the protein is encoded by the coding sequence ATGGCCATTACGGAATGGCAGGTAATTCAGCAGGCAATTCAGACTTGTAGGCATTGCGAAACTGAGCAGGTGCCTTACCTAAAAGTGCCGCGAGGACAAAAGCGCAAGCCATCATCAAGACCTGTTCGACCGGTTCGTCTCTACTTCGTATCGGTTGCACCACCTTGGGGTGGTGCCTACTTCTGGGATGAAACCAAAAGGGATGCTGTCCGGGAGGGGCTCTTCACCGCTCTTATATCAGCCGTCGGCATGAAAATTAGAAACTGCGACGAATTTATTGCGAACTCTTTTTTCCTAAGCCCAGCGGTCAAGTGCCCATCTATGTGCAAAGAAAAAGATCACGCACCTTCTCGTCAAGCTATCAGATATTGTCAGAACTTTCTGCTCGATGAGCTGCTCGCTGCTCAGCCGGAACGCATTCTAGCCTTAGGCAAAGTTCCATTCGAAAGCTTATGTGATCGGTTCAATCTAAGAGCGTCTAAAAAGGTGAGTGAATTTCGCAAAGAGATTTGGCGGGTTCGGCTAAGGGGGGAAGGAGGTTCTGTTGAGTGGAACCTATTTCCCTGGAAACAATCGAAATAA